A single region of the Pontibacter kalidii genome encodes:
- a CDS encoding NAD(P)/FAD-dependent oxidoreductase, which yields MREAAHTGDFCIRTKGRRIVIIGNGISGITCARHLRKRDSEAHITIISGETEHFFSRTALMYIFMGHMTYEHTKPYEDGFWEKNRLHLVHDWVRGIDFEKKELCLQQQEPLQYDILILALGSKPNMFGWPGQELQGVQGLYSYEDLQKMNDNTAGCQRAVVVGGGLIGVELVEMLLSRKIPVTYLVREEHFWEHILPKEESELVMRHLREHHVDLRLQTELKEILDDGTGRVRAVVTLSGEEIPCRFVGLAVGVKPNMELVRGTELEVKKGILVDQYFATNIPNVFAIGDCAEYRVPVPQRQSIEQVWYTGRMHGETLAHSLTHPEPVAYAPGPWFNSAKFFDIEYQTYGLVPNQWHEPVESFYWEHANGKIAFRAVFNGKDKRLHGVNGLGMRLRHDFFDQALREQWAVEQVLSQLDKAAFDPEFHDRHHRAILQAYNRQFGTHLEPEKKEKKGLLAFLGL from the coding sequence ATGAGGGAGGCAGCACACACAGGTGATTTTTGCATCCGCACGAAGGGTCGCCGCATCGTCATCATCGGCAATGGCATTTCGGGTATAACCTGCGCGCGCCATCTCCGCAAACGCGACTCCGAGGCGCACATCACCATCATCTCCGGCGAAACAGAGCATTTTTTCTCCCGCACCGCGCTCATGTACATCTTCATGGGCCACATGACCTATGAGCACACCAAGCCTTACGAAGACGGGTTCTGGGAGAAAAACCGCCTCCACCTGGTACACGACTGGGTGAGAGGTATAGATTTTGAAAAGAAGGAACTGTGCCTGCAGCAACAGGAGCCGCTCCAGTATGATATTCTGATCCTGGCACTGGGCTCGAAACCCAATATGTTTGGCTGGCCCGGGCAGGAGTTGCAGGGCGTGCAGGGGCTCTACTCGTACGAGGACCTGCAAAAGATGAACGACAACACCGCCGGCTGCCAGCGTGCCGTGGTGGTGGGTGGCGGCCTGATTGGGGTGGAGCTGGTGGAGATGCTGCTGAGCCGGAAAATTCCGGTAACGTACCTGGTGCGTGAGGAGCATTTCTGGGAGCATATCCTGCCAAAGGAGGAGTCGGAGCTGGTGATGCGGCACCTGCGTGAGCACCACGTAGACCTGCGCCTGCAGACGGAGCTGAAGGAGATTCTGGATGATGGCACAGGCCGCGTGAGAGCGGTGGTAACTTTATCCGGAGAAGAGATTCCCTGCCGGTTCGTAGGCCTGGCAGTAGGCGTGAAACCGAACATGGAGCTGGTGCGAGGCACAGAGCTGGAGGTGAAGAAGGGTATCCTGGTTGACCAGTACTTTGCCACCAACATCCCCAATGTGTTTGCTATCGGAGACTGTGCCGAGTATCGGGTGCCGGTGCCCCAGCGGCAAAGTATAGAGCAGGTGTGGTACACCGGTCGCATGCATGGCGAAACACTGGCGCACAGCCTTACCCATCCGGAGCCTGTTGCTTACGCGCCGGGACCGTGGTTTAACTCCGCCAAGTTCTTTGATATCGAGTACCAGACTTATGGCCTGGTACCCAACCAATGGCATGAGCCGGTAGAGTCGTTTTACTGGGAGCACGCGAACGGTAAAATCGCCTTCCGGGCGGTATTTAACGGGAAGGACAAGCGCCTGCACGGGGTAAATGGGCTGGGCATGCGCCTGCGCCACGACTTCTTCGACCAGGCGTTGCGCGAGCAATGGGCGGTGGAGCAGGTGCTGTCGCAGCTAGACAAAGCCGCCTTCGACCCGGAGTTTCATGACCGCCACCACCGCGCTATCCTGCAGGCTTACAACCGGCAGTTCGGAACACACCTGGAGCCGGAGAAGAAAGAAAAGAAGGGGCTGCTGGCTTTTTTGGGGCTGTAG
- a CDS encoding TIGR04282 family arsenosugar biosynthesis glycosyltransferase, whose amino-acid sequence MTAPAHTAVLLFTRTSAEEAQVKHFCRSRRKSEAIAAQLIKHTQALVQQAGLPLVIINSSEQQGSSFGERLQHAFSQAFAQGYDKIICLGNDTPGLTPKTLRAAAEALQQQDFVFGQATDGGVYVMGMHRHTLPQLNFSAISWNTSLVFEELCRQTATASTSILAPILADADSAEDLLVLSGHHALGKFAGWLRELLFSGKSYFRAYTSYLPQTTPAACGLRGPPVSC is encoded by the coding sequence ATGACCGCGCCCGCACATACCGCCGTTTTGCTCTTTACCCGTACCTCTGCCGAGGAGGCGCAGGTCAAGCACTTCTGCCGGAGCCGCCGTAAAAGCGAGGCCATCGCCGCGCAGCTGATCAAGCACACCCAGGCACTTGTACAACAGGCAGGGCTTCCGCTTGTTATCATCAACTCATCAGAACAGCAGGGCAGCAGCTTTGGCGAGCGGCTGCAGCACGCGTTCTCACAGGCATTTGCGCAGGGGTATGACAAAATCATCTGTCTTGGCAACGATACGCCCGGACTGACGCCTAAAACCCTACGCGCCGCTGCTGAAGCGCTGCAGCAGCAGGATTTCGTGTTCGGTCAGGCGACCGACGGAGGCGTGTATGTGATGGGGATGCACCGCCACACGCTGCCTCAGCTTAATTTCTCGGCCATTTCCTGGAACACCTCACTGGTATTCGAGGAGCTTTGCCGGCAAACAGCCACTGCCAGCACCTCCATCCTTGCCCCTATACTTGCTGACGCCGACAGTGCTGAAGACCTCCTTGTCTTGAGTGGACACCATGCTTTAGGTAAATTTGCCGGATGGCTTCGCGAGCTGCTGTTTTCTGGCAAATCATACTTTAGAGCTTATACTTCCTACCTGCCACAAACTACACCTGCCGCCTGCGGGCTGCGTGGCCCACCTGTTAGCTGTTAA
- a CDS encoding TonB-dependent receptor, with protein MRLFLLILGYIIPMAAAFAQGAIEVTVLNPKLEPVPQVQITASNEAIGFSATRTTNSKGMATFNGLNTAGAYTILSAENETYTFVSSEPVVLRSNFTRTVTLVLPFRREVELQSVTVFAPSTTRLNLYNAEVSSEMRISEIRALPVEGRDVSRMLYRLPNVTQATGFFPEAPNVSINGANPLFNNYLIDGLDNNEQFLGGARFNVPVGFVQNVSVLTNNYSAEFGNTGNGIINITSRSGSNKLQGEAFFLTRPGFLDASSPYAQRDLSGNQVKDGFQRYQAGFGVGGPILRDKTFYFLNYEHTTDLKDNILRSPALGVNETVRGQNYFNYLSGKVDHYWSDRFHSAVRANVGIVGIGRQAGGLTGGLNFPSAASDQVRNSLNLASTNVYTSGNLTLETNLQYARFRWDYVQPENPTSPDVTVLGPTGETVAVLGHPGYAFESIQHTWQAQQKATWTQGSHTFKAGAEILSTDHALFGGGNPNGSYTVQLTQGQAENLRAANLGSGLRINDIPSDVLVTRYAVELRPTAFGKRQNIYTLYLEDQLQATERLNLNLGLRYDYDNLSEGGNSQGDYNNLAPRLSFNYQLTPYSTIRGGFGLFYDKILYTVYSDALQQNNNSQAFKKQLSYFVEQGILPSNTDLDRVTFNGNLTVGQSDNAGLPYGYLQGPPAGSFARQRNLFSNERRILNPNGYDNPYTQQFSLGYQLQMAPQQLFYVDLVYNRGRNLFRTVNLNAPAAWDYSRSQEEGIARSTTWADETRPLPIYGNYAIINDERVEGVARNLVMTESGGESNYYAASFNLQKDKTDDKFSYRLIYTLSYLENNTEDINFRAMDANNFEAEWGPSINDRRHVINAIYTYFPVKNLTLTAAALLQSGQPINRIPDATQYRIVNRDGSPVLNANGAPIFTNDLNGDGAAFGDAYVGNSDRHPGEERNSDRLPWSNTFDASVQYFIPFGADRSSGLEVRADVFNVFNAENLSGYSNNATQSNQIQVGPASSGVLVRRNAAPPRQFQFGMRYVF; from the coding sequence ATGCGATTATTTTTACTCATACTGGGGTACATCATCCCCATGGCCGCTGCCTTTGCACAAGGGGCCATCGAGGTGACGGTGCTCAACCCAAAACTGGAGCCGGTGCCACAGGTGCAGATCACAGCCTCCAACGAGGCCATTGGCTTCAGCGCCACCCGCACCACCAACAGCAAAGGCATGGCCACCTTCAACGGACTCAACACGGCCGGCGCCTATACGATACTTTCGGCGGAGAACGAGACCTACACTTTTGTTTCTTCCGAGCCGGTCGTACTGCGTTCCAATTTTACCCGCACCGTTACGCTGGTGCTGCCTTTCAGGCGCGAGGTAGAGCTGCAGAGTGTAACCGTGTTTGCCCCCAGCACCACGCGCCTCAACCTTTACAATGCCGAGGTGTCGTCGGAAATGCGGATCTCGGAGATTCGGGCGTTGCCGGTGGAGGGGCGCGACGTATCCAGAATGCTGTACCGCCTGCCTAACGTCACGCAGGCCACGGGCTTTTTCCCGGAGGCACCGAATGTCAGTATAAACGGAGCCAACCCATTGTTCAACAACTACCTTATCGACGGCTTGGACAACAACGAGCAGTTTTTAGGCGGCGCGCGCTTTAACGTGCCTGTCGGGTTTGTGCAGAACGTGTCGGTGCTGACAAATAACTACTCAGCGGAGTTCGGCAACACGGGCAACGGCATCATCAACATCACTTCCAGATCGGGCAGCAACAAGCTGCAGGGCGAGGCATTCTTCCTCACCCGCCCCGGTTTTCTGGATGCCTCCTCCCCTTACGCCCAGCGCGACTTATCCGGCAACCAGGTAAAGGACGGCTTTCAGCGCTACCAGGCAGGTTTTGGCGTGGGTGGCCCTATCCTGCGGGACAAGACATTTTACTTCCTCAACTACGAGCACACTACCGACCTGAAAGACAACATCCTGCGCAGCCCGGCTTTGGGCGTGAATGAGACTGTGCGTGGCCAGAACTACTTTAACTACCTCTCGGGCAAGGTTGACCACTACTGGAGCGACCGCTTTCACTCGGCCGTCAGGGCCAATGTAGGCATCGTAGGAATTGGCAGGCAGGCAGGAGGTTTAACAGGCGGCCTGAATTTCCCATCCGCCGCCAGCGACCAGGTGCGCAACTCGCTCAACCTGGCCAGCACCAACGTCTATACTTCCGGCAACCTGACGTTGGAGACGAACCTGCAGTACGCCCGTTTCCGATGGGATTACGTGCAGCCCGAAAACCCCACAAGTCCGGACGTAACCGTGCTGGGGCCCACCGGCGAGACAGTGGCCGTGCTGGGCCACCCGGGCTACGCCTTCGAAAGTATACAGCACACCTGGCAGGCCCAGCAGAAAGCCACCTGGACGCAGGGCAGTCATACCTTTAAGGCCGGAGCCGAGATCCTGAGCACCGACCACGCCCTGTTTGGCGGCGGCAACCCAAATGGCAGCTATACCGTGCAGCTCACGCAAGGGCAAGCAGAGAATCTGCGGGCGGCTAACTTAGGCTCAGGCTTACGTATAAACGATATTCCCTCGGATGTGCTGGTGACCCGATATGCCGTGGAGCTGCGGCCGACTGCCTTTGGCAAACGGCAAAACATCTATACTTTATATTTGGAAGACCAACTGCAGGCCACCGAGCGACTGAACCTGAACCTTGGCCTTCGTTACGATTACGATAATCTCTCCGAAGGCGGAAACAGCCAAGGCGATTATAACAACCTGGCTCCGCGCCTGAGCTTTAACTACCAACTCACCCCCTACAGCACCATACGCGGCGGTTTCGGGCTTTTTTATGACAAGATTCTCTACACCGTCTACAGTGATGCCCTGCAGCAGAACAACAACTCGCAGGCCTTTAAAAAGCAGCTTTCCTACTTTGTAGAGCAGGGTATTCTACCTTCGAACACAGACCTGGACCGCGTGACCTTTAACGGCAACCTGACCGTGGGGCAAAGCGACAACGCTGGCTTACCATACGGCTACCTGCAGGGGCCGCCGGCCGGGAGCTTTGCCAGGCAGCGCAACCTCTTCAGCAACGAGCGCCGCATCCTCAACCCCAACGGCTACGATAACCCTTACACGCAGCAGTTCTCGCTGGGCTACCAGCTGCAGATGGCGCCGCAGCAACTGTTTTACGTGGACCTGGTCTACAACCGCGGCCGCAACCTGTTTCGCACCGTCAACCTGAACGCCCCCGCCGCCTGGGACTACAGCCGAAGCCAGGAAGAAGGCATTGCCCGCAGCACCACCTGGGCCGACGAAACGCGCCCGCTCCCGATCTACGGGAACTATGCGATAATCAATGATGAGCGTGTGGAAGGCGTAGCCAGGAACCTGGTGATGACGGAATCGGGGGGAGAAAGTAACTACTATGCCGCCAGCTTTAACCTGCAGAAGGACAAGACCGACGATAAGTTCTCCTATCGCCTGATCTATACTTTGTCGTACCTTGAGAATAACACCGAAGACATCAACTTCCGGGCAATGGATGCCAATAATTTTGAAGCCGAGTGGGGCCCCAGCATCAACGACCGTCGCCACGTCATCAACGCCATTTATACGTATTTCCCGGTGAAAAACCTGACACTCACGGCGGCGGCGCTCCTGCAAAGTGGGCAGCCCATCAACCGCATTCCGGACGCCACGCAGTATAGGATAGTAAATCGTGATGGAAGTCCTGTCCTGAACGCTAACGGTGCCCCCATCTTCACCAACGATCTGAACGGCGATGGCGCTGCTTTCGGCGATGCCTATGTGGGCAACTCTGACCGCCATCCCGGCGAAGAACGTAATTCCGACCGCCTACCCTGGTCCAACACCTTCGATGCAAGTGTGCAGTATTTTATACCTTTCGGGGCTGATAGAAGCAGCGGCTTGGAAGTACGGGCCGATGTGTTCAACGTTTTCAACGCCGAAAACCTGAGCGGCTATAGCAACAACGCCACCCAAAGCAACCAGATCCAGGTGGGTCCGGCCAGCAGCGGCGTGCTGGTGCGCCGCAATGCTGCCCCGCCAAGGCAGTTCCAATTTGGGATGAGGTATGTGTTTTAG
- a CDS encoding ABC transporter substrate-binding protein — MKNISILLLLLTLLCSSCGNSNQQQLNVQKASWASIEAAARGTTVQLMMWQGDPLINKYMQNYVKPQLQKQYGITLDINSGQGKDIVGLALGEKETGKTFSEMDVAWINGETFYQLRQLDALYGPFTELLPNNRYVNWQSPFIARDFQQPVEGMEAPWGNVQLAFIYNAEKVPTPPASFAGLESYIRNNPGTFTIPNEFTGMTLLKSWMIALAGKEELAGDFVEVKYKKYSRQLWQKINRLKPYFWKQGQTFPATLSQLHQLYANGEVNFTFSNNDGEVDNKILQGVFPESSRAYVPEPGTIQNTHYLGILKQSGNLPGALVVINFLQSPEAQYQKASPEVWGDGTVLATEKLPTEWQQKFQNIPARRHAPDRAAIQDRAFEELAPEYMIRLYDDFRTEVIEQN; from the coding sequence ATGAAGAACATCAGTATATTATTACTACTCCTCACCCTGCTATGCAGCAGTTGCGGAAACAGTAACCAGCAACAACTGAATGTGCAGAAAGCCAGCTGGGCAAGTATAGAAGCGGCGGCCAGGGGCACCACGGTGCAGCTAATGATGTGGCAGGGCGATCCGCTCATCAACAAATACATGCAAAACTATGTGAAGCCGCAGCTGCAAAAGCAGTATGGCATCACGCTCGACATTAACTCCGGGCAGGGAAAGGACATTGTGGGGCTGGCTTTGGGCGAGAAAGAAACTGGCAAAACTTTCAGTGAAATGGATGTGGCCTGGATCAATGGCGAGACCTTTTACCAGTTGCGCCAGCTCGACGCGCTCTATGGCCCGTTTACGGAGCTTTTGCCCAACAACCGGTACGTGAATTGGCAGAGCCCTTTCATTGCCCGCGACTTTCAGCAGCCGGTAGAAGGCATGGAAGCGCCCTGGGGCAACGTGCAGCTGGCTTTTATTTATAATGCTGAGAAGGTACCAACACCACCCGCTTCTTTTGCCGGACTGGAAAGCTACATCAGAAACAATCCCGGCACCTTCACTATTCCCAACGAATTCACCGGCATGACCTTGCTCAAATCCTGGATGATCGCCCTGGCCGGAAAAGAAGAATTGGCCGGTGATTTTGTCGAAGTGAAGTATAAAAAATACAGCAGGCAGCTGTGGCAAAAGATCAACCGGCTGAAACCCTACTTCTGGAAGCAGGGGCAGACCTTTCCGGCCACGCTTTCGCAGCTGCACCAACTCTACGCCAACGGCGAGGTGAACTTTACTTTCAGCAACAACGACGGCGAGGTAGATAACAAGATCCTGCAGGGCGTTTTCCCGGAAAGCTCCCGTGCCTATGTGCCGGAGCCAGGCACGATCCAGAACACCCACTACCTGGGCATCCTAAAGCAGTCAGGTAACCTGCCGGGGGCGCTGGTGGTGATCAACTTCCTGCAGTCGCCGGAGGCGCAGTATCAGAAGGCCAGCCCCGAAGTATGGGGAGATGGGACGGTGCTGGCAACTGAGAAACTGCCTACCGAGTGGCAGCAAAAATTCCAGAACATCCCTGCCCGCCGGCATGCCCCCGACCGCGCTGCCATCCAGGACAGGGCTTTTGAGGAACTAGCACCTGAGTATATGATCAGACTCTATGACGATTTCAGAACAGAAGTTATTGAGCAAAACTAA
- a CDS encoding ABC transporter permease subunit: MSKTKVGAGIYLRLAFLLLAVLPVAGGLLYGLAYSFGLTGALSTGFTLQHWQTVWSSGAFLHSLAYSLYIAVVAITIATAAALFLTLYFQKSLRSGSLSYLLYLPLTLPAMVMGFLVFQLLTKSGLVSRVVYGVGWIAELQEFPSLVHDNLGFGIILAHVLMAVPFLTLLFQAIYREQHLAQLQEVSVNLGAGKPYFVRRIAIPTILKTAAPNLLLYFIFILGSYEIPLLIGSQQQQMVSVLAVQKFQRFNLLDIPQGYAISAAFTLFVLLLLSISFKKLQRHA, from the coding sequence TTGAGCAAAACTAAGGTAGGCGCTGGCATATACCTACGCTTAGCTTTCCTGCTGCTGGCAGTGCTGCCCGTGGCGGGCGGACTACTTTATGGCCTGGCCTATAGCTTCGGATTGACGGGTGCGCTCAGCACGGGCTTTACCCTGCAGCATTGGCAAACCGTATGGAGCAGTGGCGCTTTCCTCCACTCCCTGGCCTACAGCCTTTATATAGCCGTAGTCGCTATCACCATTGCCACAGCCGCTGCCCTCTTCCTGACCTTATACTTTCAGAAAAGCCTCCGAAGCGGTTCCCTGAGCTACCTTTTATACTTGCCCCTCACCCTTCCGGCCATGGTCATGGGTTTTCTGGTGTTTCAGCTGCTTACCAAATCCGGGCTGGTGTCGCGGGTAGTGTATGGAGTGGGTTGGATAGCTGAACTGCAGGAGTTCCCCAGCCTGGTGCACGACAACCTTGGTTTCGGCATTATACTGGCGCATGTGCTGATGGCAGTGCCGTTCCTGACACTGCTCTTCCAGGCTATATACCGCGAGCAGCACCTGGCGCAGTTGCAGGAGGTGTCGGTTAACCTCGGAGCCGGCAAGCCATACTTTGTCAGGCGCATCGCCATCCCCACCATACTTAAAACCGCTGCGCCAAACCTGCTGCTATACTTCATTTTTATCCTGGGTTCTTATGAAATCCCGCTGCTCATCGGCAGCCAGCAACAGCAGATGGTGTCGGTGCTGGCGGTGCAGAAGTTTCAGCGCTTCAACCTGCTCGACATCCCGCAGGGCTACGCCATCAGCGCGGCCTTTACCTTGTTTGTATTGCTCCTGCTCTCTATCAGCTTTAAAAAACTGCAGCGCCATGCTTAG
- a CDS encoding ABC transporter permease: MLRRILTALLASAILLPFLFFGMLSVGQAWFYPSILPQRFTLSNWQELLVGQSELQGSLLLSLLLGVGVAILATLAGFIISKEIAQAKYKNRWLLLAYWPFVLSPVVLAILVQRFFLLTGMSGEVIGVLLGQLILAFPFAVIFFQSFWSYEVLQLEQQSQTLGASTVYTLQSVLLPLAKPLLLICLFQTFLISWFEYGLTQFIGLGKVKTLTILVFKYVNEANIFHAALASLLIMLPPALLLWLNKKFVFRGI, translated from the coding sequence ATGCTTAGGAGAATCCTGACTGCCTTACTTGCCTCGGCCATACTTTTGCCGTTCCTATTCTTCGGGATGCTGTCGGTGGGGCAGGCGTGGTTTTACCCGAGCATTTTGCCCCAGCGCTTTACGCTGAGCAACTGGCAGGAGCTGCTGGTGGGGCAAAGCGAGCTGCAGGGAAGCCTGTTGCTCTCGCTTTTGCTTGGTGTGGGCGTGGCCATTCTTGCTACCTTGGCAGGCTTCATCATCAGCAAGGAAATAGCCCAGGCAAAGTATAAAAACCGCTGGCTGCTGCTGGCCTACTGGCCTTTCGTGCTCTCGCCGGTGGTGCTGGCCATCCTGGTGCAGCGTTTTTTTCTGTTAACTGGCATGAGCGGCGAAGTGATCGGTGTGCTGCTGGGCCAGCTTATATTGGCTTTCCCGTTTGCCGTGATTTTTTTCCAGAGCTTCTGGAGCTATGAGGTACTGCAGCTGGAGCAACAGTCGCAAACCTTGGGCGCTTCGACGGTTTATACGTTGCAGAGCGTGCTGCTGCCACTGGCAAAGCCCCTGCTGCTCATCTGCCTTTTCCAGACCTTCCTCATCTCCTGGTTCGAGTATGGATTAACCCAGTTCATCGGTTTGGGAAAGGTAAAAACGCTGACCATCTTAGTGTTTAAGTATGTGAATGAAGCCAACATTTTTCATGCAGCCCTGGCTTCGCTGCTGATCATGCTGCCTCCTGCCCTTTTGCTGTGGCTCAACAAAAAGTTTGTTTTTAGAGGGATCTGA
- a CDS encoding ABC transporter ATP-binding protein, whose translation MLSIQNLYKTYNAHTVLDQVSLELPQGQILAVLGRSGCGKTTLLKAVAGLLPPDNGSITWAGESMDTVPPREREMVYLFQEPLLFPHLSVFENIAYGLRVRKEAEDKVRQKVQSMLEELELQEHAQKKPSQLSGGQRQRVAFGRAIIFLPRVLLLDEPFASLDTQTRASMQRLFLQLARKYRITALFVTHDVKEALLVGNRFAYMVAGKLQVYTSREAFMEDPQTGVQEELAFWHSIEHNIPTNHATGL comes from the coding sequence ATGCTGTCGATACAAAACCTATATAAGACCTATAATGCTCACACGGTGCTTGATCAGGTGTCGTTGGAATTGCCGCAGGGGCAGATACTGGCGGTGCTGGGGCGCTCGGGCTGCGGCAAGACCACCTTGCTCAAAGCAGTGGCCGGGCTGCTCCCACCGGACAACGGAAGTATAACATGGGCCGGCGAAAGTATGGATACCGTGCCACCGCGCGAGCGGGAGATGGTCTACCTGTTCCAGGAGCCTCTACTTTTTCCGCACCTGAGCGTGTTTGAGAACATTGCCTATGGTTTGCGTGTTCGGAAAGAGGCAGAAGACAAAGTGAGGCAGAAAGTACAAAGTATGCTGGAGGAACTGGAGCTGCAGGAGCATGCACAGAAAAAGCCGTCGCAGCTGTCGGGCGGACAGCGGCAGCGGGTAGCCTTTGGCAGGGCCATCATTTTTCTGCCGCGCGTCCTTTTGCTCGATGAGCCCTTCGCCAGCCTAGACACCCAAACCCGCGCCAGCATGCAAAGGCTGTTCCTGCAACTGGCCCGAAAGTATCGCATCACCGCCCTGTTTGTAACACATGATGTGAAGGAGGCGCTGCTGGTTGGCAACCGTTTTGCCTATATGGTGGCGGGTAAACTGCAGGTTTATACTTCCAGGGAAGCATTTATGGAAGACCCTCAGACCGGTGTGCAGGAAGAGCTGGCTTTCTGGCACAGTATTGAACATAATATACCAACTAATCATGCCACAGGACTTTAA
- a CDS encoding radical SAM protein translates to MPQDFNHIESVYWVFTQLCNDHCDHCYNNSGPHGERISEEECLAIIGNLPDSMDRLILSGGEPLADKKLLYAILDRLQELYQGRVQIMLQTNGDLLTEQILDTLLEKGITRFDIASIDRYHKHAGARLMELADLFHRRGVNGDDKDPLIEKDTYITRHKASWGYWGATIDMWLGGNWARGRAYEKGHWKQDPEHNFCAILSGGKGFLTGAEDIPQEISIQLWKINPCCPGTKVPLGDARTEKVADVLQRVSKSEIWQKINEGNPLAMGESIGIPEEYARERTAQLQNICLWCDEFFEKHYQGGAIERSCSGCNK, encoded by the coding sequence ATGCCACAGGACTTTAACCATATCGAATCGGTTTACTGGGTGTTCACGCAGCTCTGCAACGACCACTGCGACCACTGCTATAATAACTCCGGTCCGCATGGCGAGCGCATCTCCGAGGAGGAGTGCTTGGCTATTATTGGAAACCTTCCCGATAGCATGGATCGCCTGATCCTTTCGGGTGGTGAGCCATTGGCCGACAAAAAGCTGCTTTACGCTATCCTCGACCGCCTGCAGGAGCTCTACCAGGGCCGCGTGCAGATCATGTTGCAAACCAACGGAGACCTGCTGACCGAGCAGATACTGGACACGCTACTCGAGAAAGGCATTACCCGCTTCGACATCGCCAGCATTGACCGTTACCACAAACACGCCGGCGCTCGCCTCATGGAACTGGCCGATTTGTTCCATCGCCGCGGCGTGAACGGCGACGACAAGGATCCACTCATCGAAAAAGACACCTATATCACCCGGCACAAAGCCAGCTGGGGCTATTGGGGCGCTACCATCGATATGTGGCTGGGTGGTAACTGGGCCCGCGGCCGCGCCTATGAAAAAGGCCACTGGAAGCAGGACCCGGAGCATAACTTCTGCGCCATCCTCTCCGGGGGCAAAGGCTTCCTAACAGGAGCTGAGGACATTCCGCAGGAGATCTCTATCCAGCTCTGGAAAATAAATCCCTGCTGCCCAGGCACCAAAGTTCCGCTCGGCGATGCCCGCACCGAGAAAGTAGCCGACGTGCTGCAGCGGGTGTCTAAATCCGAGATATGGCAGAAGATAAATGAGGGCAATCCCCTGGCTATGGGCGAAAGCATAGGAATACCCGAGGAGTACGCCAGGGAGCGAACAGCACAGCTACAGAACATCTGCCTCTGGTGCGATGAGTTTTTCGAAAAGCACTACCAGGGTGGGGCCATAGAGCGAAGCTGTAGTGGTTGCAACAAGTAG